The following proteins are encoded in a genomic region of Micropterus dolomieu isolate WLL.071019.BEF.003 ecotype Adirondacks linkage group LG04, ASM2129224v1, whole genome shotgun sequence:
- the LOC123969803 gene encoding beta-1,3-galactosyltransferase 2-like, giving the protein MINFIAEAKDYNRRSEKQEGGIAAAMGIAGSGVDGVERQLGESLSHQKKTLFHSWFRFLLLLSLVVFILLYAVSDTSLSWWTNLPFHVHYQRFFSLTNKVNQAPSYRIHPKHKVKLSEIHETTEHPTVPATGIQYHQAYPRNYHFVMDNSEVCKTKTPFLVLMVPVAPNNVAARDAIRQTWGKESLVQGEVVLTLFMLGISGKADAEQLQEKLKQENLKHNDLIQSDFMDTYNNLTIKTMVIMDWLATRCPTAAYAMKIDSDMFLNIDNLVIMLQKPQIPRVNYLTGMLMWNRPVLRSKNSKWYVSEEMYPEPTYPTYTLGMGYIFSNDLPNKYVEISKSIKPFNIEDAYIGMCMKKLGLSPTSPPNPSQFKAYNTRYDRCEYSKVITYILGSAQELVKYWTDLKKPGPPC; this is encoded by the coding sequence ACAACTTGGCGAGAGCCTATCTCATCAGAAGAAGACTTTGTTTCACTCCTGGTTCCGGTTCCTGCTCCTGCTGAGTCTAGTGGTCTTCATCTTGTTATATGCTGTGTCTGACACTTCTCTGTCATGGTGGACAAACCTTCCATTCCATGTCCACTACCAGAGGTTTTTCAGTCTGACTAACAAGGTTAATCAGGCTCCTTCTTATCGTATCCATCCAAAGCATAAAGTTAAACTAAGTGAGATCCATGAAACCACAGAACACCCTACTGTACCAGCTACAGGTATTCAGTACCACCAAGCCTATCCACGCAACTACCACTTTGTTATGGATAACAGTGAGGTGTGCAAGACCAAGACCCCTTTCCTTGTCCTGATGGTTCCAGTGGCACCAAATAACGTAGCAGCTCGGGACGCCATCCGACAGACATGGGGCAAAGAAAGCCTGGTTCAGGGCGAGGTCGTGCTTACTCTGTTCATGCTGGGCATCTCTGGAAAAGCTGATGCTGAGCAGCTGCAGGAGAAGCTCAAACAGGAGAATCTGAAGCACAATGATCTGATCCAGAGTGACTTCATGGACACTTACAACAATCTGACCATCAAAACCATGGTGATCATGGACTGGCTGGCCACACGCTGCCCTACAGCAGCATATGCCATGAAGATTGACTCAGACATGTTCCTTAACATTGACAATTTAGTGATCATGCTACAGAAGCCACAAATCCCCAGGGTGAACTACCTGACAGGGATGCTCATGTGGAACAGGCCAGTTTTGCGTTCAAAGAACTCAAAGTGGTACGTCTCTGAGGAAATGTACCCAGAACCCACATACCCGACCTACACTCTGGGCATGGGATACATTTTCTCCAACGATCTTCCAAACAAATATGTGGAGATCTCAAAATCAATCAAACCCTTTAACATAGAGGACGCTTATATTGGAATGTGCATGAAAAAACTAGGACTTTCTCCCACATCACCGCCAAATCCATCCCAGTTCAAGGCCTATAACACAAGATATGATCGCTGTGAATACTCCAAGGTCATCACCTACATTCTTGGGTCTGCACAAGAGTTAGTGAAATATTGGACAGACTTGAAGAAGCCTGGACCGCCTTGTTAG